In Mangifera indica cultivar Alphonso chromosome 1, CATAS_Mindica_2.1, whole genome shotgun sequence, a single genomic region encodes these proteins:
- the LOC123192291 gene encoding cytochrome P450 71D10-like: protein MELLLPSFTPIFISILFLFMAAKIIKGSKSWNSSSKMPPGPGKLPLVGNLHQLVGSLPHRLLRDLARKYGPLMHLQLGEVSTIIVSSPEIAREVMKTHDIKFADRPLLVSAKLASYEYTDIGFSPYGNYWRQLRKIATIELLSARPVQSLRSLREEEVSNLINAIRAHEGSVINLSDKIVRLTYGITARAAFGARCKDEEAFVSCVLEIARAAAGFSLVDFYPSVKAIQVISGTDGKLEKLHQKSDRILEKILNEHKEKERTQTSEREVKENLVDVLLRVQREGDLEFPLTDDNIKAVIGDIFGAGSETSTTALQWAMTELMRNPRVMKEAQAEVRRVFDGKGNVDETEIQELKYLKLVLKETLRLHFPLPLLLPRECRESCEINGYKIPEKTRVIVNGWAIGRDPGYWNDAETFYPERFLNSSIDFRGMDFEYIPFGAGRRICPGLTFALPNIELPLAQLLYHFDWKLPNGMNPDDIDMSEVFGITLGRKTDLMLIPITYCS from the exons ATGGAGCTTCTACTGCCCTCGTTCACCCCCATATTTATTTCCATCCTTTTCTTGTTCATGGCAGCCAAAATAATAAAGGGATCAAAGTCCTGGAACTCAAGCTCAAAGATGCCTCCAGGGCCCGGGAAACTACCTCTCGTTGGAAACTTGCACCAGCTGGTTGGTTCACTACCCCATCGCCTCCTCAGAGACTTGGCCAGAAAATATGGACCTTTGATGCACCTCCAACTCGGTGAAGTTTCAACTATCATAGTTTCTTCTCCAGAGATTGCCCGAGAAGTTATGAAAACCCATGACATCAAGTTTGCAGACAGACCCCTTCTGGTTTCCGCTAAGTTGGCAAGTTATGAGTATACTGATATTGGTTTTTCACCGTATGGAAATTATTGGAGACAGCTCCGAAAAATTGCAACCATAGAGCTCTTAAGTGCAAGGCCAGTCCAATCACTGCGATCACTCAGGGAAGAAGAGGTCTCAAATCTCATTAATGCCATACGGGCTCATGAAGGATCAGTAATCAATCTCAGTGATAAAATTGTAAGATTGACATACGGCATAACAGCCAGGGCAGCTTTTGGGGCAAGATGCAAAGATGAAGAAGCTTTCGTATCATGCGTATTGGAAATCGCACGGGCAGCTGCAGGTTTCTCCCTTGTTGATTTCTACCCTTCCGTTAAAGCAATTCAGGTTATTAGTGGAACGGATGGGAAGCTTGAGAAGCTGCATCAGAAGAGTGATAGAATACTTGAAAAAATCCTGAATGAGCATAAAGAGAAGGAGAGAACACAAACAAGCGAAAGAGAAGTAAAGGAAAATTTAGTTGATGTTCTTTTGAGAGTCCAGCGAGAAGGTGACCTTGAATTTCCCCTAACTGACGACAACATCAAAGCAGTCATCGGG gatattttcgGCGCTGGAAGTGAGACATCAACAACGGCTTTACAGTGGGCAATGACAGAATTGATGAGAAACCCAAGGGTAATGAAAGAAGCACAAGCTGAAGTAAGACGAGTCTTTGATGGAAAAGGAAATGttgatgaaactgaaattcaggaATTGAAGTACTTAAAATTAGTGCTAAAAGAAACCCTGAGGCTGCACTTTCCTTTACCTCTTTTACTTCCAAGGGAATGCAGAGAGAGTTGTGAGATTAACGGGTACAAGATTCCTGAGAAAACCAGAGTCATTGTCAACGGATGGGCAATTGGAAGAGATCCTGGATACTGGAATGACGCTGAGACATTCTATCCTGAGAGATTCCTTAACAGCTCAATTGATTTCAGGGGGATGGATTTCGAATACATTCCATTTGGAGCTGGAAGGAGAATTTGTCCAGGCTTAACGTTTGCACTACCAAATATTGAGCTGCCACTCGCACAACTTCTTTACCATTTTGATTGGAAGCTCCCGAATGGGATGAATCCTGATGATATAGACATGAGTGAGGTCTTTGGTATAACTTTAGGAAGGAAAACAGACTTGATGCTGATTCCTATCACTTATTGCTCTTAG
- the LOC123229167 gene encoding uncharacterized protein LOC123229167 produces MSSGVEGNTNISAPLNISYKISLSPCYYVQLDNVKNLFNTSLSEKYGRVEIFVEGIYDPETGCLRMVECRYLSLSSQKLKNDSMDCEVLVNLQFPPLNAKKNGVYIRGTIISARKDSDPLYFEPLHVTSTASYTIWERKSIWRMDLEILMALVSDTLACVFIVFQLLYVKKNPTVLPFISLLMLTILTLGHMIVLVLNFEALFLRTSNHQSAFLGSGGWLEVHEVIVRIVTMVAFLLQFRLLQLSWSKSMGENNHKALWAAEKKALFLSLSLYLAGGLITFYASWKNNNVGFSTQYYYYSEFDNNQHSLWRDLRSYAGFILDGFLFPQIFLNMFYNSRENALSCFFYIGFTLVRLVPHAYDLYRTHNYVQYFDGSYIYADPAADFYSTAWDVTIPLVGILFAAIIYLQQRFGGRCFLPCRFREVEVVYEKVPEASEEWNECRWCNIVNFVLHFLLLPDSMLVKLYWKASL; encoded by the coding sequence ATGAGTTCTGGTGTTGAAGGGAATACCAATATTAGTGCACCACTTAACATCAGCTACAAAATAAGCCTCTCACCATGTTATTATGTGCAATTGGATAATGTCAAAAATCTATTCAATACGTCCTTGAGTGAGAAATACGGGCGAGTTGAAATATTTGTTGAAGGGATTTATGATCCTGAGACTGGGTGCCTTCGCATGGTTGAATGCAGATATCTTTCCTTGAGCAGTCAGAAGCTGAAAAACGATTCAATGGACTGTGAGGTTCTTGTCAATCTTCAGTTTCCTCCACTAAATGCGAAGAAAAATGGGGTCTATATTAGGGGAACCATCATAAGTGCTCGCAAAGATTCTGATCCTCTTTACTTTGAGCCTCTTCATGTCACCTCAACTGCTTCTTACACCATCTGGGAAAGAAAATCAATATGGCGGATGGATTTGGAGATCCTCATGGCTCTAGTCTCCGACACACTTGCCTGTGTTTTTATCGTGTTCCAACTTCTGTATGTGAAAAAGAACCCCACAGTTCTGCCTTTCATTTCGCTTCTCATGCTCACAATTTTGACTCTGGGTCACATGATAGTACTTGTGTTGAACTTTGAAGCCTTGTTCTTGCGAACCAGCAATCACCAAAGTGCCTTCCTTGGAAGCGGAGGATGGCTAGAAGTGCACGAAGTGATTGTAAGAATAGTCACAATGGTGGCTTTTCTGTTACAATTTCGTCTTCTCCAGCTTTCATGGTCCAAAAGCATGGGTGAAAACAACCATAAGGCCTTGTGGGCTGCAGAGAAGAAGGCATTATTTCTGTCTTTGTCTTTGTATCTAGCTGGAGgtttaataactttttatgCAAGCTGGAAGAACAACAATGTTGGGTTTTCAAcccaatattattattattctgaaTTTGACAACAACCAGCATTCTCTTTGGAGGGACTTGAGATCTTATGCTGGTTTCATCCTGGATGGTTTCCTTTTCCCACAAATATTCCTCAACATGTTTTACAACTCCAGGGAAAATGCACTTTCTTGCTTCTTTTACATCGGATTCACCTTGGTTCGCTTGGTGCCACATGCATATGACCTTTATAGGACTCACAACTATGTCCAATATTTTGATGGTTCATACATATATGCAGACCCTGCTGCAGATTTTTACTCCACTGCTTGGGATGTCACCATCCCACTTGTTGGCATCCTTTTTGCCGCAATCATATACCTCCAGCAGCGATTTGGCGGACGGTGTTTCCTTCCTTGCAGGTTCAGGGAGGTGGAAGTAGTTTATGAGAAGGTACCCGAAGCTAGTGAAGAATGGAATGAGTGTCGTTGGTGTAATATAGTAAACTTTGTATTGCATTTTTTACTTCTGCCTGATTCCATGCTGGTGAAGTTGTACTGGAAAGCCTCTTTGTAA
- the LOC123229101 gene encoding receptor-like protein 34 — protein sequence MFLLSDLVSLDLSNNLLSMPQHGFNKLLQNLTKLRYLHLETVGMSTVSTGSLVKLSSSLISLNLRLTGVQGKFPSEIFLFPFLQQLMLSLNGGITGNLPEFNKSSPLRVLDLSYTNFSGKLPETFGNLMYLNYLSLSNCNFQGSLPSSLENLAEITYMDLSWNGFTGQVPTSLSKLVQLTWLSLTHNNFSGKFPDVLGNLSKLETLALSVNNFSGQLPTSIFSLNGLLYLDFSYNQFQGQFPSRISGLPYLGGIKLNNNLLSGKVPAWLFTLTSLESIDLSHNKLTGPMEQFQHPGPIINVDLNDNEICGPIPDSIFQLLDLIELALANNNFSGNVQVEMLSELKNLTHIDLSYNALLSVTGKVILPQLNEVFLSSCSLTEVPIFLGTVSYLNLDLSNNSIYGRISQLALGNYSNLSYLNLSHNLLTSVEYISSMVNLEILDLSSNLLRGQLVDLPSTLSFFSTSNNDLTGVIPPSFCNMSEVESLDLSYNGLSGNIPECLVKSNAQFEFLNLAMNNFHGSIKSLTFPNQCGVTALMLNDNQLEGPLPSSLVNCQGLDILDVGNNRINDSFPNWLVNFQYLEVLILRFNQFHGPIGNSSTIFLFPWLRVLDLSHNQFSGILPTSFFEPTTNVYMDVYKLDYMHSLFGSYFSMTLFVKGVETQIKKILSIFTSIDLSNNLFEGKIPKVFK from the coding sequence ATGTTTCTCCTATCTGATCTTGTTTCACTTGATCTCTCCAACAATCTCCTAAGCATGCCCCAACATGGTTTCAATAAGCTGTTGCAAAATTTAACGAAATTAAGATATCTTCACCTTGAAACTGTTGGCATGTCTACTGTTTCAACTGGTTCTTTAGTAAAATTGTCTTCTTCTTTGATATCCCTCAACCTTAGGTTAACTGGGGTGCAAGGCAAATTTCCAAGTGAAATTTTTCTATTTCCATTTCTCCAGCAGCTAATGTTGTCACTAAATGGAGGGATCACAGGTAATTTGCCAGAATTTAATAAGAGCAGTCCTCTCAGAGTATTGGATCTCTCTTACACAAATTTCTCAGGAAAATTACCTGAGACATTTGGCAATcttatgtacttaaattatCTGTCTCTTTCTAATTGCAATTTCCAAGGGTCACTTCCATCATCGCTAGAAAACCTTGCAGAAATCACCTACATGGATTTGTCATGGAACGGTTTTACTGGTCAAGTCCCAACTTCATTATCTAAACTTGTCCAGCTCACTTGGCTATCTCTTACACACAACAATTTTTCTGGAAAATTTCCAGATGTTTTGGGTAATCTTAGTAAATTAGAGACTTTAGCTCTCTCCGTTAATAATTTCAGTGGTCAGTTGCCAACATCAATATTCAGCCTGAATGGACTTCTTTACTTGGACTTTTCTTATAATCAATTTCAAGGTCAATTTCCTAGTCGGATAAGCGGTCTTCCATATCTAGGTGGCatcaagttaaataataatcttctaagtggCAAAGTACCGGCATGGTTGTTTACTCTGACATCTTTGGAGAGTATAGATCTTTCCCACAATAAACTCACAGGTCCGATGGAGCAGTTCCAGCACCCTGGTCCAATAATTAATGTTGATTTGAATGATAACGAGATTTGTGGTCCAATTCCAGATtcgatttttcaacttttggatCTCATAGAGCTAGCGCTTGCAAACAATAACTTCAGTGGCAATGTGCAGGTAGAGATGCTTTCAGAGCTCAAAAATCTGACGCATATTGATCTTTCATATAATGCGCTTTTGTCAGTAACTGGAAAGGTCATCTTGCCCCAGCTTAATGAagtctttttatcttcttgCAGCTTAACTGAAGTCCCGATTTTCTTGGGCACTGTAAGTTATTTAAATCTAGACCTTTCCAATAACTCAATCTATGGCCGAATTTCCCAATTGGCGCTTGGAAATTATTCCAACTTGTCTTACCTAAATCTGTCACACAATTTACTTACCAGTGTTGAGTACATTTCATCCATGGTCAACCTTGAAATTCTTGACCTTTCATCCAACTTACTCCGAGGACAACTTGTGGATCTACCATCGACGCTTTCGTTcttctcaacttcaaacaatGATCTGACAGGAGTGATCCCTCCATCATTTTGTAATATGAGTGAAGTTGAATCTCTTGACTTGTCCTATAATGGCTTAAGTGGAAACATTCCAGAATGTCTTGTGAAAAGCAATGCACAGTTCGAGTTTTTGAATTTGGCAATGAACAACTTCCATGGTAGTATAAAATCTCTGACGTTTCCCAATCAATGTGGTGTGACAGCTCTTATGCTTAACGACAATCAGTTGGAGGGACCATTACCATCCTCTTTGGTTAATTGCCAAGGTTTGGATATCCTTGATGTTGGGAATAACAGGATTAATGATAGCTTTCCGAATTGGTTAGTAAACTTTCAATATCTTGAAGTACTTATTTTGAGATTTAATCAGTTTCATGGTCCCATTGGCAATTCCAGCACAATATTTCTCTTCCCTTGGTTAAGAGTACTGGACCTCTCTCACAATCAATTTTCTGGTATTTTACCAACAAGCTTTTTTGAACCTACAACAAATGTATACATGGATGTTTACAAACTCGATTACATGCACTCACTTTTTggttcatatttttcaatgacGTTGTTTGTAAAAGGTGTCGAGAcccaaataaaaaagattttatcaatCTTTACAAGCATAGATCTTTCTAACAACCTATTTGAAGGGAAAATTCCAAAGGTATTTAAATAG